The Edaphobacter flagellatus sequence GGAACGGCAGCGACCAAGAACAAGAAGCTGGTCTCAGGCGCAGGCAAGAAGCTCTGGAAGCAGAAGGGAACGGGCCGCGCTCGCGTGGGTTCGATCCGCACTCCTCTCTGGCGTGGCGGCGGTACGGTTCACGGACCCCAGCCCCGTAGCTACGAGTACGCCTTCCCGCAGAAGAAGCTGATGGGCGCGCTACGTTCAGCGATTGCTGCCAAGATCCAGGACGGCAAGTTCACTGTTGTCGATTCGTTCTCGGTTCCCGAGGCCAAGACCAAGCTTTATCGCCAGGCCCTCGACAAGCTGGAGGCGGGCAAGACGACTCTTCTGGTGGAGACCAGCAAGAAGCTCGACGAGAAGCTCTATCTTGGTTCGCGCAACCTGGCCGGTGTTGAGCTCGTGCTCAGTTCCGAGGTTCACCCCTATGATCTTCTCCGTTATGAGCACGCCGTCTTTTCGAAGGATGCGATCGAGGCTCTGCAGGAGACGCTCAAGAAGTACGTTTCCAAGCGCAAGCAGAAGGAGGTCGCGTAATGCCGACCCTGTACACCGTCATTCGCCGTCCCTTGATCACCGAAAAGGGCATGGGCGTGAAGGAAACCCAGAATACCCTCGTTTTCGAGGTTGCCGAGAAGGCCACCAAGACTGAGGTCAAGCAGGCCGTGGAGGCTCTCTTCAAGGTGA is a genomic window containing:
- the rplD gene encoding 50S ribosomal protein L4, whose product is MANINVVNLGGSKVGEFELADSVFAGEVNDALLWEAVKHYRAALRQGTAATKNKKLVSGAGKKLWKQKGTGRARVGSIRTPLWRGGGTVHGPQPRSYEYAFPQKKLMGALRSAIAAKIQDGKFTVVDSFSVPEAKTKLYRQALDKLEAGKTTLLVETSKKLDEKLYLGSRNLAGVELVLSSEVHPYDLLRYEHAVFSKDAIEALQETLKKYVSKRKQKEVA
- a CDS encoding 50S ribosomal protein L23, giving the protein MPTLYTVIRRPLITEKGMGVKETQNTLVFEVAEKATKTEVKQAVEALFKVKVSAVRTANVEGKERRRGRYAGYRPDWKKAYVRLKEGEKMPEYLDSL